In a genomic window of Nothobranchius furzeri strain GRZ-AD chromosome 14, NfurGRZ-RIMD1, whole genome shotgun sequence:
- the hspa12b gene encoding heat shock 70 kDa protein 12B isoform X2 yields the protein MADEVQPDSNNLQIPGEAVSTPSSPATARSDCGITPLTPSASPRVEVRPRMACPFSVVVAIDFGTTSSGYAFSFTQDSEAIHMMKRWEGGDPGVANQKSPTCLLLTPDLRFHSFGFSARDFYHDLDPEEAQHWLYFDKFKMKIHSTSDLTMETELEAVNGRKVRAIEVFAHALRFFREHALKEVKDQSSSVLEGEEVRWVITVPAVWRQPAKQFMREAAYLAGLVSPDCPEQLLIALEPEAASIYCRKLRLHQVIDLSMQPITNGLDLDGSRPFDSSFRQAREQLRRSRHSRTFLVESGTGELWSELQTGDRYVVADCGGGTVDLTVHQIEQPQGTLKELYKVSGGPHGAVGVDLAFEAMLCQIFGEDFIQSFKVKRPAAWVDLMIAFEARKRTAWPGRANALNISLPFSFIDYYKRHRGQSVEAALRRSNMKIVKWSSQGMLRLTQEAMNELFQPTICNIVKHIDELMAKPEVSGVRFLFLVGGFAESPMLQKAIQKALGRTCRIIIPHDVGLTILKGAVLFGLDPTVVRVRRCPLTYGVGVLNRFVEGRHPRDKLLLKDGREWCTDIFDRFVSVDQSVALGEVVRRSYTPARVGQRKIIINIYCSSTDDITYISDPGVRKCGTMTLDLPGPSPTPGAAGGGGAERREIRATMQFGDTEIKVTAVDVTSNRSVRASIDFLSN from the exons ATGGCTGACGAGGTGCAGCCTGACTCCAATAACCTGCAGATACCAG GCGAAGCCGTCTCCACGCCGTCGTCTCCAGCCACAGCCAGGAGTGATTGCGGGATCACACCGCTCACACCCTCGGCCTCACCG AGGGTGGAGGTCAGACCCAGAATGGCTTGTCCATTCTCTGTTGTCGTGGCGATAGACTTCGGGACAACCTCCAGCGGCTACGCTTTCAGCTTCACCCAGGACTCAGAGGCCATACACATGATGAA ACGCTGGGAAGGCGGCGACCCCGGAGTGGCCAACCAGAAGAGCCCGACGTGCCTGTTGCTGACTCCTGATTTacggttccacagctttgggtttTCAGCGCGAGACTTCTACCACGACCTAGACCCGGAGGAGGCCCAGCACTGGCTCTACTTTGATAAATTCAAAATGAAGATCCACAGCACAAGT GACCTCACGATGGAGACAGAGCTGGAGGCGGTTAACGGCCGGAAGGTCAGGGCCATTGAGGTGTTTGCACACGCACTCCGTTTCTTCAGAGAGCATGCTCTCAAG GAGGTGAAGGACCAGTCCTCATCGGTTTTGGAGGGGGAGGAGGTGAGATGGGTGATTACCGTTCCTGCTGTGTGGAGACAACCGGCCAAGCAGTTCATGAGAGAGGCCGCATACCTG GCAGGTCTGGTGTCTCCTGACTGTCCTGAGCAGCTCCTCATTGCTCTGGAGCCGGAAGCTGCATCCATTTATTGCCGGAAGCTCCGCCTCCACCAGGTGATTGACCTGAGCATGCAGCCAATCACCAACGGCCTGGATCTGGATGGATCCCGGCCCTTCGACTCCAGCTTCAGACAAG CTCGGGAGCAGCTGAGGCGATCCAGACACAGCAGAACCTTTTTGGTGGAGAGCGGGACTGGAGAGTTGTGGTCGGAACTGCAGACCG GTGACAGGTACGTTGTTGCCGACTGTGGAGGAGGGACAGTTGACTTGACGGTTCATCAGATTGAGCAGCCACAGGGAACGCTGAAAGAACTCTACAAGGTTTCAG GTGGCCCCCACGGCGCCGTTGGGGTAGACCTGGCTTTTGAAGCCATGTTGTGCCAGATCTTTGGTGAGGACTTCATTCAGAGCTTCAAAGTGAAGCGACCGGCGGCCTGGGTGGACCTCATGATTGCATTCGAAGCCAGGAAACGGACAGCGTGGCCAGGCCGGGCCAACGCCCTCAACATCTCCCTGCCCTTCTCTTTCATCGACTACTACAAGAGACACAGAGGGCAGAGCGTGGAGGCTGCCCTGAGGAGGAGCAA TATGAAGATAGTGAAGTGGTCATCCCAGGGAATGCTGCGGCTGACACAGGAAGCAATGAACGAGCTGTTCCAGCCCACCATCTGCAATATAGTCAAGCACATCG ATGAGCTGATGGCGAAGCCCGAGGTCAGCGGTGTGCGCTTCCTATTCCTGGTCGGGGGTTTTGCCGAGTCGCCCATGCTGCAGAAAGCGATCCAGAAGGCTTTGGGAAGGACGTGTCGCATCATCATCCCTCACGATGTTGGCCTGACCATACTGAAGGGCGCAGTGCTCTTTGGGCTGGATCCCACTGTG GTCAGAGTGAGGAGATGCCCTTTGACCTATGGGGTTGGTGTCCTGAACCGGTTCGTCGAAGGACGCCACCCTCGGGATAAACTCCTCCTCAAAGATGGCCGTGAGTGGTGCACGGACATCTTTGACCGCTTCGTCTCCGTGGACCAGTCGGTCGCTCTGGGAGAAGTTGTAAGGAGGAGTTACACACCCGCCAGGGTCGGCCAGCGGAAGATCATCATCAACATCTACTGCAGCTCAACGGATGACATCACGTACATCTCCGACCCTGGCGTCAGGAAGTGCGGGACGATGACGCTGGACTTACCAGGACCGTCGCCGACCCCTGGAGCAGCAGGTGGAGGGGGAGCAGAGAGACGAGAGATCAGGGCCACCATGCAGTTTGGAGATACAGAAATCAAAGTCACAGCCGTGGATGTCACGTCTAACCGCTCCGTAAGGGCTTCCATAGACTTCCTGTCCAACTGA
- the hspa12b gene encoding heat shock 70 kDa protein 12B isoform X1 has product MERTIKEAIRREQREREREGTERERERERERWWQDLYGAPWFLVNKETCQTLAPVKMADEVQPDSNNLQIPGEAVSTPSSPATARSDCGITPLTPSASPRVEVRPRMACPFSVVVAIDFGTTSSGYAFSFTQDSEAIHMMKRWEGGDPGVANQKSPTCLLLTPDLRFHSFGFSARDFYHDLDPEEAQHWLYFDKFKMKIHSTSDLTMETELEAVNGRKVRAIEVFAHALRFFREHALKEVKDQSSSVLEGEEVRWVITVPAVWRQPAKQFMREAAYLAGLVSPDCPEQLLIALEPEAASIYCRKLRLHQVIDLSMQPITNGLDLDGSRPFDSSFRQAREQLRRSRHSRTFLVESGTGELWSELQTGDRYVVADCGGGTVDLTVHQIEQPQGTLKELYKVSGGPHGAVGVDLAFEAMLCQIFGEDFIQSFKVKRPAAWVDLMIAFEARKRTAWPGRANALNISLPFSFIDYYKRHRGQSVEAALRRSNMKIVKWSSQGMLRLTQEAMNELFQPTICNIVKHIDELMAKPEVSGVRFLFLVGGFAESPMLQKAIQKALGRTCRIIIPHDVGLTILKGAVLFGLDPTVVRVRRCPLTYGVGVLNRFVEGRHPRDKLLLKDGREWCTDIFDRFVSVDQSVALGEVVRRSYTPARVGQRKIIINIYCSSTDDITYISDPGVRKCGTMTLDLPGPSPTPGAAGGGGAERREIRATMQFGDTEIKVTAVDVTSNRSVRASIDFLSN; this is encoded by the exons ATGGAACGAACAATAAAGGAGGCAATAAGGAgggaacagagagagagagagagagagggaacagagagagagagagagagagagagagagagatggtggCAGGATCTCTATGGGGCCCCTTGGTTTTTGGTCAACAAAGAGACGTGCCAG ACCCTGGCTCCTGTAAAGATGGCTGACGAGGTGCAGCCTGACTCCAATAACCTGCAGATACCAG GCGAAGCCGTCTCCACGCCGTCGTCTCCAGCCACAGCCAGGAGTGATTGCGGGATCACACCGCTCACACCCTCGGCCTCACCG AGGGTGGAGGTCAGACCCAGAATGGCTTGTCCATTCTCTGTTGTCGTGGCGATAGACTTCGGGACAACCTCCAGCGGCTACGCTTTCAGCTTCACCCAGGACTCAGAGGCCATACACATGATGAA ACGCTGGGAAGGCGGCGACCCCGGAGTGGCCAACCAGAAGAGCCCGACGTGCCTGTTGCTGACTCCTGATTTacggttccacagctttgggtttTCAGCGCGAGACTTCTACCACGACCTAGACCCGGAGGAGGCCCAGCACTGGCTCTACTTTGATAAATTCAAAATGAAGATCCACAGCACAAGT GACCTCACGATGGAGACAGAGCTGGAGGCGGTTAACGGCCGGAAGGTCAGGGCCATTGAGGTGTTTGCACACGCACTCCGTTTCTTCAGAGAGCATGCTCTCAAG GAGGTGAAGGACCAGTCCTCATCGGTTTTGGAGGGGGAGGAGGTGAGATGGGTGATTACCGTTCCTGCTGTGTGGAGACAACCGGCCAAGCAGTTCATGAGAGAGGCCGCATACCTG GCAGGTCTGGTGTCTCCTGACTGTCCTGAGCAGCTCCTCATTGCTCTGGAGCCGGAAGCTGCATCCATTTATTGCCGGAAGCTCCGCCTCCACCAGGTGATTGACCTGAGCATGCAGCCAATCACCAACGGCCTGGATCTGGATGGATCCCGGCCCTTCGACTCCAGCTTCAGACAAG CTCGGGAGCAGCTGAGGCGATCCAGACACAGCAGAACCTTTTTGGTGGAGAGCGGGACTGGAGAGTTGTGGTCGGAACTGCAGACCG GTGACAGGTACGTTGTTGCCGACTGTGGAGGAGGGACAGTTGACTTGACGGTTCATCAGATTGAGCAGCCACAGGGAACGCTGAAAGAACTCTACAAGGTTTCAG GTGGCCCCCACGGCGCCGTTGGGGTAGACCTGGCTTTTGAAGCCATGTTGTGCCAGATCTTTGGTGAGGACTTCATTCAGAGCTTCAAAGTGAAGCGACCGGCGGCCTGGGTGGACCTCATGATTGCATTCGAAGCCAGGAAACGGACAGCGTGGCCAGGCCGGGCCAACGCCCTCAACATCTCCCTGCCCTTCTCTTTCATCGACTACTACAAGAGACACAGAGGGCAGAGCGTGGAGGCTGCCCTGAGGAGGAGCAA TATGAAGATAGTGAAGTGGTCATCCCAGGGAATGCTGCGGCTGACACAGGAAGCAATGAACGAGCTGTTCCAGCCCACCATCTGCAATATAGTCAAGCACATCG ATGAGCTGATGGCGAAGCCCGAGGTCAGCGGTGTGCGCTTCCTATTCCTGGTCGGGGGTTTTGCCGAGTCGCCCATGCTGCAGAAAGCGATCCAGAAGGCTTTGGGAAGGACGTGTCGCATCATCATCCCTCACGATGTTGGCCTGACCATACTGAAGGGCGCAGTGCTCTTTGGGCTGGATCCCACTGTG GTCAGAGTGAGGAGATGCCCTTTGACCTATGGGGTTGGTGTCCTGAACCGGTTCGTCGAAGGACGCCACCCTCGGGATAAACTCCTCCTCAAAGATGGCCGTGAGTGGTGCACGGACATCTTTGACCGCTTCGTCTCCGTGGACCAGTCGGTCGCTCTGGGAGAAGTTGTAAGGAGGAGTTACACACCCGCCAGGGTCGGCCAGCGGAAGATCATCATCAACATCTACTGCAGCTCAACGGATGACATCACGTACATCTCCGACCCTGGCGTCAGGAAGTGCGGGACGATGACGCTGGACTTACCAGGACCGTCGCCGACCCCTGGAGCAGCAGGTGGAGGGGGAGCAGAGAGACGAGAGATCAGGGCCACCATGCAGTTTGGAGATACAGAAATCAAAGTCACAGCCGTGGATGTCACGTCTAACCGCTCCGTAAGGGCTTCCATAGACTTCCTGTCCAACTGA